A genome region from Actinomycetota bacterium includes the following:
- the rpoB gene encoding DNA-directed RNA polymerase subunit beta encodes MQNNKQIQRYEFGKIPKIMEMPDLLDIQKESFEWFKKEGLMDALKDISPIEDFTGNMSLEFTGYSFDPMEVSADECKQQDMSYTAPLKVSARFVNKETGEMKEQEVFMGDFPIMTDKGTFIINGTERVIVSQLVRSPGVFYDTDIDKKTEKELYMCKVIPTRGSWIEIETDKKGVAYVRIDRRRKFLLTIFLKSVGFGSNQDLIDMFSPYDKENCIKNTLEKDVTETTEEALIEIYKKLRPGEPPTVESAVSLIHSMFFNPKRYDFGKVGRYKLNQKLEENIDKETEERLLEIDKNMDIDTGNGNILHSKDLFLITKYLIQLMNGIGEIDDIDHFGNRRVRSVGELVQNQVRIGLSRMERVVKERMTTQDIESITPKTLINIRPLVASLKEFFGSGQLSQFLDQTNPLAEITHKRRLSALGPGGLSRERAGFEVRDVHASHYGRMCPIETPEGPNIGLIGSLATFAKLNEYGFIVSPYRKVKKGVATEQVDYLSADEEENYTIAQATALLDKNGKFKEDKVLCMTAGEAVTVAPELVDYMDISPKQIFSAAASLIPFLEHDDANRALMGSNMQRQAVPLIDPEPPLVGTGMEFEVARDSGQLIIAADDGKIEEVTGENIKVRYKNGKMATYPLYKFQRSNQGTCINQRPLVNSGDKVKKGDVIADGPATKNGELALGRNLLLAFMSWEGYNYEDAIIISEKLVKEDMLSSIHISKQEVEARQTKLGPEEITRDIPNVGEEVLANLDERGIIRIGAEVKPGDVLVGKITPKGETELTAEEKLLRAIFGEKAREVRDSSLKVPHGEYGKVLDVQIFSRKKGHDLPPGVNELVRVFIAKKRKISTGDKLAGRHGNKGVISIVLPEEDMPYTEDGTPVDIIFNPLSVPSRMNVGQVLETHLGWAASRGWESKDTAQSEDSRVYCSSPIFDGASEEEILGLLKKAGLPQNGKTALYDGRSGEKLSDNIAIGYAYVLKLLHLVDDKIHARSTGPYSLVTQQPLGGKAQFGGQRFGEMEVWALEAYGAAYALQEMLTIKSDDVVGRVKTYESIVKGENIEKPGIPESFKVLIKEMQSLTLDVEVISDEGKEVDVSAEDDEIMQTVKDLGIDFMQDIGQVQDTEDDLDNINIPDEEEEEPEEIEEPQGSEDEQEKANKG; translated from the coding sequence ATGCAAAATAATAAACAAATCCAAAGGTATGAATTCGGTAAAATTCCTAAAATAATGGAGATGCCCGATCTTCTGGATATTCAGAAGGAATCTTTTGAATGGTTTAAAAAAGAAGGGCTTATGGATGCTTTGAAGGATATATCCCCCATAGAGGACTTTACTGGAAATATGTCCCTGGAGTTTACAGGATACAGTTTTGATCCTATGGAAGTCTCTGCAGATGAGTGCAAACAACAGGACATGTCCTATACCGCACCATTGAAGGTCAGTGCCCGTTTTGTAAACAAGGAAACTGGAGAGATGAAAGAGCAGGAAGTTTTTATGGGTGATTTTCCCATAATGACTGACAAGGGTACTTTTATCATAAATGGTACAGAAAGGGTTATTGTATCCCAGCTGGTGCGCTCACCAGGTGTATTTTATGATACGGATATAGATAAGAAAACTGAAAAAGAACTATATATGTGTAAGGTTATTCCTACCAGGGGTTCCTGGATTGAGATTGAAACTGATAAAAAAGGAGTGGCTTACGTAAGAATTGACCGTAGAAGAAAATTTTTACTGACTATTTTCTTAAAATCAGTGGGTTTTGGCAGCAACCAGGATCTTATCGATATGTTTAGCCCTTACGATAAAGAAAACTGTATTAAAAATACCTTGGAAAAGGATGTTACTGAAACTACAGAAGAGGCGTTAATAGAAATTTACAAGAAATTGAGGCCGGGAGAACCACCCACTGTGGAAAGTGCGGTAAGCCTTATACATTCTATGTTTTTTAATCCCAAAAGGTACGATTTTGGGAAGGTAGGCCGATACAAGCTTAACCAGAAGCTGGAAGAGAATATAGATAAGGAAACAGAAGAGAGGCTTCTGGAGATAGATAAGAATATGGATATTGATACCGGCAATGGTAATATCCTGCACAGCAAAGATTTATTTTTAATTACTAAATACCTGATACAGCTTATGAACGGAATTGGTGAGATAGATGACATAGACCATTTCGGTAACAGGAGGGTAAGAAGCGTGGGTGAGCTGGTGCAAAACCAGGTTAGAATTGGTTTGTCCAGGATGGAGAGGGTAGTAAAGGAAAGAATGACTACCCAGGATATCGAATCCATTACCCCTAAAACCCTTATAAATATCAGGCCTTTGGTAGCCAGCCTTAAGGAATTTTTCGGCAGCGGCCAGCTTTCACAATTTTTAGACCAGACCAACCCGTTAGCGGAGATCACCCATAAAAGAAGGCTGTCGGCATTAGGTCCCGGGGGATTAAGCAGGGAAAGGGCCGGTTTTGAGGTAAGGGATGTTCACGCCTCCCATTATGGAAGGATGTGCCCCATTGAAACTCCTGAAGGGCCTAATATTGGTCTAATAGGTTCATTGGCTACTTTTGCCAAGCTGAATGAGTACGGGTTTATAGTTTCTCCCTACCGTAAGGTAAAAAAAGGAGTGGCTACTGAACAGGTGGACTACCTTTCAGCTGATGAAGAGGAAAATTATACTATTGCCCAGGCCACCGCTTTGTTGGATAAGAATGGAAAATTTAAGGAAGACAAGGTATTGTGCATGACTGCTGGTGAAGCGGTAACCGTGGCTCCTGAACTTGTAGATTACATGGATATTTCACCCAAGCAGATATTTAGCGCTGCTGCTTCCCTTATTCCTTTTTTGGAGCACGATGATGCCAACCGGGCTTTGATGGGCTCCAATATGCAGAGGCAAGCTGTGCCTTTAATAGATCCTGAACCTCCCCTGGTGGGAACCGGCATGGAGTTTGAGGTAGCCAGGGACAGCGGCCAGCTGATAATAGCTGCTGATGACGGCAAGATAGAAGAGGTTACCGGGGAAAATATAAAGGTAAGGTACAAGAACGGAAAGATGGCTACCTACCCTCTGTATAAGTTCCAAAGATCAAACCAGGGTACCTGTATAAATCAAAGGCCTCTGGTTAATAGCGGGGATAAGGTAAAGAAAGGCGATGTTATTGCTGATGGCCCTGCTACCAAGAATGGGGAGTTGGCTTTGGGAAGAAACCTCCTTTTGGCTTTCATGTCTTGGGAGGGTTACAATTATGAGGATGCTATAATAATTTCTGAGAAACTGGTTAAGGAAGATATGCTGTCTTCAATCCATATATCCAAACAGGAGGTAGAAGCCAGGCAGACTAAGCTGGGACCGGAAGAAATTACCAGGGATATACCTAATGTAGGGGAAGAAGTTTTAGCTAACCTGGATGAGCGGGGAATTATAAGGATTGGAGCTGAAGTTAAACCGGGAGATGTTCTGGTAGGCAAGATTACTCCCAAGGGAGAGACTGAGCTTACTGCTGAAGAGAAACTTCTCAGGGCTATTTTTGGTGAAAAGGCCAGGGAGGTAAGAGACAGTTCCCTGAAAGTTCCTCACGGGGAATACGGCAAGGTTTTGGATGTGCAGATTTTTTCCCGGAAGAAGGGGCATGATCTTCCACCGGGAGTTAATGAACTGGTGAGGGTATTTATTGCCAAGAAAAGAAAGATATCTACTGGAGACAAATTAGCGGGAAGACACGGCAATAAAGGTGTTATATCCATAGTACTGCCGGAAGAAGATATGCCTTATACCGAGGACGGTACTCCGGTGGACATTATTTTCAATCCATTAAGCGTACCTTCACGAATGAATGTGGGCCAGGTTTTGGAAACCCATCTGGGCTGGGCAGCCAGCCGGGGATGGGAAAGCAAGGATACGGCCCAGTCAGAAGACAGCAGGGTTTATTGTTCCAGCCCAATATTTGACGGAGCTTCAGAGGAAGAAATTTTGGGACTGCTCAAGAAGGCGGGGCTTCCCCAGAACGGGAAGACCGCTCTGTACGATGGCCGGAGCGGAGAGAAGCTATCTGATAATATTGCAATAGGGTATGCCTATGTGCTTAAGCTGCTGCACTTGGTAGATGATAAGATACATGCCAGGTCTACCGGGCCTTACTCTTTGGTAACCCAGCAGCCCCTGGGAGGTAAAGCACAATTTGGAGGCCAAAGGTTTGGAGAAATGGAAGTATGGGCCCTGGAGGCTTATGGAGCTGCCTATGCTTTGCAGGAGATGCTTACCATAAAATCTGATGATGTGGTAGGAAGGGTTAAGACCTATGAATCCATAGTAAAAGGTGAGAATATTGAAAAACCTGGTATACCGGAATCATTTAAGGTGCTGATAAAGGAGATGCAGAGCCTTACTTTGGATGTAGAGGTAATTTCCGATGAAGGCAAAGAGGTGGATGTATCTGCCGAGGATGATGAAATCATGCAGACAGTAAAGGATCTGGGAATTGATTTCATGCAGGATATAGGGCAGGTCCAGGATACAGAGGATGATTTGGATAATATTAATATCCCAGATGAAGAGGAAGAAGAACCGGAGGAAATAGAAGAGCCTCAAGGTTCAGAGGATGAGCAGGAGAAAGCTAATAAAGGATAA
- the rplK gene encoding 50S ribosomal protein L11 translates to MAKKIIAQVKLQIPAGQANPAPPVGPALGQHGVNIMEFCKAFNEKTSQEQGMIIPVILTVYNDRSFSFITKTPPAAVLIKKAINIEKGSGEPNKNKVGEIKREQLEEIAKMKLKDLNARTVESAIKIIEGTAKNMGVKVV, encoded by the coding sequence ATGGCTAAAAAAATTATCGCACAAGTTAAATTACAGATACCAGCCGGACAGGCTAATCCTGCGCCTCCCGTTGGTCCTGCATTGGGACAGCACGGGGTGAATATTATGGAGTTCTGTAAAGCTTTTAATGAAAAGACTTCCCAGGAACAGGGAATGATCATTCCGGTTATCCTGACTGTTTACAATGACCGGTCTTTTAGTTTTATAACAAAGACTCCCCCTGCGGCTGTACTTATCAAGAAGGCTATAAATATTGAGAAAGGTTCTGGAGAACCTAATAAGAACAAGGTGGGAGAGATAAAGAGAGAGCAATTGGAAGAGATTGCTAAGATGAAATTAAAGGATCTTAATGCCAGGACAGTGGAAAGTGCAATAAAGATAATTGAAGGCACTGCTAAGAATATGGGTGTTAAGGTAGTTTAG
- the rplA gene encoding 50S ribosomal protein L1, whose product MVRGKKYKEKIESLDKGAKSPRQALEWLLANHYAGFDETVDLSVNLGVDPRKADQIVRGTIVLPNGTGKTPKVLVFAQGEKAEEAKSAGADYVGGEEFVEKINQGWLDFDVCIAAPDMMKFVGQLGKVLGPRKLMPNPKSGTVTFELAKAVEDTKKGKLEYRTDKNGVVHSILGKVSFGLDKILENYAALMDAIIKSKPPAAKGRYIKSVFVSNTMGPSVKIDTAKVSDIEEVA is encoded by the coding sequence TTGGTTAGAGGGAAAAAATATAAGGAAAAGATAGAAAGTTTAGATAAGGGAGCCAAAAGTCCCAGGCAGGCCCTGGAATGGCTGCTGGCTAATCATTATGCAGGTTTCGATGAAACGGTGGATCTTTCAGTTAATCTAGGGGTTGATCCCAGAAAAGCAGACCAGATAGTGAGGGGCACTATTGTTCTTCCTAACGGGACCGGCAAGACTCCCAAAGTATTGGTATTTGCCCAGGGCGAAAAGGCAGAGGAGGCTAAGTCTGCCGGAGCTGATTATGTGGGCGGCGAGGAATTTGTAGAAAAGATAAACCAGGGCTGGCTGGATTTTGATGTTTGTATAGCTGCTCCAGATATGATGAAATTTGTAGGCCAGCTGGGTAAGGTTTTAGGGCCCAGGAAATTAATGCCTAACCCCAAATCCGGTACTGTTACTTTTGAGCTGGCTAAAGCGGTAGAAGATACCAAGAAAGGTAAATTGGAGTACAGGACTGATAAAAACGGGGTAGTGCACAGTATTTTAGGCAAGGTTTCTTTTGGGCTGGATAAGATTTTAGAAAATTATGCAGCTTTAATGGATGCAATTATTAAATCTAAGCCCCCTGCCGCTAAGGGAAGATACATTAAAAGCGTGTTTGTCTCCAATACCATGGGGCCCAGTGTAAAGATAGATACAGCAAAGGTTTCTGATATAGAAGAAGTAGCTTAG
- the rpsL gene encoding 30S ribosomal protein S12, which translates to MPTINQLVRKGRKNISKKRKTPALQDNPLRRGVCVRVYTTTPKKPNSALRKVARVRLTNGVEVTAYIPGIGHNLQEHSIVLVRGGRVKDLPGVRYKVVRGALDTAGVEGRKSARSRYGAKKPK; encoded by the coding sequence ATGCCTACGATTAATCAGTTAGTAAGAAAAGGTAGAAAAAATATAAGCAAAAAGAGGAAGACTCCTGCTTTGCAGGACAACCCTTTAAGAAGGGGTGTTTGTGTAAGAGTTTATACTACTACCCCCAAGAAGCCCAACTCTGCCCTCAGGAAAGTAGCCAGGGTTAGGTTGACCAATGGGGTTGAAGTTACCGCTTATATACCCGGAATAGGGCATAACCTGCAGGAGCACTCCATTGTGCTGGTAAGAGGCGGCAGGGTAAAGGACTTGCCGGGCGTGCGTTACAAGGTAGTAAGAGGCGCTCTGGATACAGCAGGCGTAGAAGGAAGAAAATCAGCCCGTTCAAGGTATGGGGCAAAGAAACCAAAGTAA
- the nusG gene encoding transcription termination/antitermination protein NusG, with the protein MRPRWYVINSYAGYENKIKANLEHRIESMNMDDKIFEIYIPKEDIMEIHGGKKQVSTKRVFPGYLLVKMYLDDDSWYVVRNTPGVTGFVGTENKPVPLSDSEVKKIMKREVSEKPKPKTDFEIGQPIKVTSGPFSNFDGTISEINLDQGKIKVLVSIFGRQTPVELNFNQVAKI; encoded by the coding sequence ATGAGACCTAGATGGTACGTTATAAATTCCTATGCGGGATATGAGAACAAGATAAAGGCAAATCTTGAGCATAGGATTGAGTCCATGAATATGGATGACAAAATATTTGAGATATACATACCCAAGGAAGATATTATGGAGATACATGGAGGCAAGAAACAGGTATCTACCAAAAGGGTATTCCCCGGGTATCTTTTGGTTAAGATGTATCTTGATGATGATTCATGGTATGTGGTAAGGAATACCCCCGGAGTTACTGGTTTTGTGGGTACTGAAAATAAGCCTGTGCCTTTAAGCGATTCGGAAGTAAAAAAGATAATGAAGAGAGAGGTTTCCGAGAAACCCAAACCTAAGACTGATTTTGAAATAGGCCAGCCTATAAAGGTTACTTCTGGTCCTTTCAGTAATTTTGACGGGACAATAAGTGAAATCAATCTGGACCAGGGCAAGATCAAAGTTCTGGTGTCCATATTTGGAAGGCAAACCCCGGTAGAGTTAAATTTCAACCAGGTGGCCAAAATATAA
- a CDS encoding DNA-directed RNA polymerase subunit beta' yields the protein MAINIDVNNFDAIRIGLASSEKIRSWSNGEVKKPETINYRTLKPEKDGLFCERIFGPTKDWECYCGKYKRVRFKGIICERCGVEVTRSNVRRERMGHIELACPVSHIWFFKGVPSRMGYILDLSPKDLEKVLYFDSYIVTFIDKERIEKEKDKLDQLHLEAIKQAEELHILRKEDLAINRDEITEKYQNVEDAEELKAIDENMGGMEDIEAKIEKINKETESLLVEEEEIYSEEVELIDRAHTFFFNLEEKMLVSDEALFKKMQEIYSDYFSGGMGAEAVRDLLSRIDCEKEAEELKDIIKNSKGQKRSRAIKRLKIISAFIGSDNKPEYMVLDVLPVIPPDLRPMVQLDGGRFATSDLNDLYRRVINRNNRLKKLLELGAPEIIVNNEKRMLQEAVDALFDNGRRGRAVLGAGNRPLKSISDMLKGKQGRFRQNLLGKRVDYSGRSVIVVNPNLKLYQCGLPKEIALELFKPFVMKRLVDEGFAQNIKNARSMVDRGTNEVWDILEDVIKNHPVLLNRAPTLHRLGIQAFMPILVEGKAIQVHPLVCPPFNADFDGDQMAVHVPLSNEARAEAIMLMLASKNLLSPASGEPIVTPTQDMVLGIYYLTSEREDLKEAKKYYADRDSAYLDYDYGFITLHTPIVVNLGDKKVKTTLGRVIFNNLLPDDYPFINKEVDKKALISIISEVISIYPNEVVCQILDNIKEHGFKYSTRSGLTIGIDDITVPQEKADILKKVEEKIEKIESYYSQGLITEFERHQRVIQIWSQANEKVAEAMEKNFSKFNPVYMMATSGARGNIKQLRQLAGMRGLVANARGDIIDRPIKSNFREGLTVIEYFLSTHGARQGLADTALRTADSGYLTRRLVDVAQDTMIREADCGTEEGINLFVLTLEGEPNTNLIGRICLEDKDNPTSKKNIIKVGEEITEKHLGKLIRANIESIRVRSPLTCESENGICQQCYGRDLATGKIVEIGEAVGIIAAQSIGEPGTQLTMRTFHTGGVASTVIQRQIKSPVTGKILLTDQMLKELKLTKKDFTQQGKATMEVNIEHIPHKLIFQVQMERGDIVDVIIPKGEILILNKNINVDEGEVFAKLMMTAKRKTHVHKHEKTFEGIDITSGLPRVVELFEARRPKEHAFIADISGKVEIEDIDSKFRMVTIKGDDGKSEKTYQVSTRTKLRINSGEKIHAGEQITEGPKNPHDILRVSGSKACEQYLIREIQNVYKSQGVDINDKHIEVISRQMLKKVTITEPGDSDFLPGQLVDGLQHKKVNKELSAQMKATATASPNLMGITKASLATDSFLAAASFQETTRVLTDAALENKVDYLSGLKENVILGKSIPAGTGMNRYRNIELIYPGYEEEDEGQIEVVQNNEEDNTENIEINI from the coding sequence ATGGCTATAAATATAGATGTAAATAATTTTGATGCAATAAGGATAGGGCTTGCTTCATCAGAAAAGATAAGGTCATGGTCTAATGGTGAAGTTAAAAAGCCGGAAACAATTAATTACCGTACTTTAAAACCTGAAAAGGACGGACTTTTCTGCGAGAGGATTTTCGGGCCTACCAAGGACTGGGAATGCTATTGCGGAAAATACAAGAGGGTAAGGTTTAAAGGTATTATCTGTGAAAGGTGCGGGGTAGAGGTTACCAGGTCCAATGTAAGAAGGGAAAGAATGGGCCATATTGAACTGGCCTGTCCCGTATCCCACATATGGTTCTTTAAGGGAGTGCCCAGCCGGATGGGCTATATCCTGGACTTAAGTCCCAAGGATCTGGAAAAGGTGCTTTACTTTGACTCCTATATAGTGACTTTTATAGACAAAGAGAGAATTGAAAAAGAAAAGGATAAATTGGACCAGCTTCACCTGGAAGCCATAAAGCAGGCGGAAGAGCTTCATATTTTGAGGAAAGAAGATTTGGCCATAAACCGTGATGAAATTACAGAAAAGTATCAAAATGTAGAGGATGCGGAAGAGCTAAAAGCAATAGACGAAAATATGGGCGGCATGGAAGATATAGAGGCCAAGATAGAAAAGATAAATAAGGAAACAGAGTCATTGCTGGTAGAAGAAGAGGAAATATATTCCGAAGAAGTGGAGCTGATTGACCGGGCTCACACTTTCTTCTTTAACCTGGAAGAAAAGATGCTGGTTTCTGATGAGGCTCTATTTAAGAAAATGCAGGAAATCTACAGCGATTATTTTTCCGGCGGAATGGGCGCAGAAGCGGTAAGGGATCTTTTGTCCAGGATTGACTGCGAAAAGGAAGCAGAGGAACTAAAAGACATTATAAAAAATTCAAAAGGCCAGAAAAGAAGCAGGGCCATAAAAAGGCTTAAGATAATTTCTGCTTTTATCGGCTCTGACAATAAGCCGGAATATATGGTTTTGGATGTGCTTCCGGTTATACCTCCGGACTTAAGGCCCATGGTACAGCTGGACGGCGGCAGGTTTGCCACCTCTGATTTAAATGACCTGTACCGAAGGGTTATAAATAGAAACAACCGGCTGAAAAAACTATTGGAGCTGGGAGCTCCTGAAATAATTGTTAATAATGAAAAGAGGATGCTGCAGGAAGCAGTGGATGCCCTGTTTGATAATGGAAGAAGAGGCAGGGCAGTATTGGGAGCCGGAAATAGGCCCCTAAAATCCATAAGCGATATGCTCAAGGGAAAGCAGGGAAGGTTCAGACAGAATCTTTTAGGTAAAAGGGTGGATTACTCCGGCCGTTCGGTTATTGTAGTAAATCCCAATCTTAAGCTGTACCAATGCGGGCTTCCCAAGGAGATTGCCCTGGAGCTGTTTAAGCCCTTCGTGATGAAGAGGCTGGTAGATGAGGGATTTGCCCAGAACATCAAGAATGCCAGGTCTATGGTAGATAGGGGAACCAATGAAGTATGGGATATTTTAGAGGATGTAATCAAGAACCATCCCGTGCTGCTTAACAGGGCTCCTACCCTTCACCGGCTTGGTATACAGGCTTTCATGCCTATTTTGGTAGAAGGCAAAGCCATACAGGTTCATCCCCTGGTTTGCCCTCCCTTTAATGCCGACTTTGACGGAGACCAGATGGCGGTTCATGTACCATTGTCTAATGAAGCCAGGGCAGAAGCTATCATGCTGATGCTGGCATCTAAGAACCTGCTCTCCCCTGCCAGCGGAGAGCCTATAGTTACCCCTACCCAGGATATGGTACTGGGCATATACTACCTTACTTCAGAAAGGGAAGACCTAAAGGAAGCCAAGAAGTATTATGCTGATAGGGACAGCGCTTATCTTGATTATGATTACGGCTTTATAACCCTCCATACCCCTATAGTGGTAAACCTGGGGGATAAAAAGGTAAAAACTACTTTGGGCCGGGTAATCTTTAACAACCTGTTGCCTGATGATTATCCCTTCATAAACAAGGAAGTGGATAAAAAGGCGCTCATATCCATTATATCTGAGGTTATCAGCATTTATCCCAATGAAGTTGTATGCCAGATTTTAGACAATATAAAGGAGCACGGTTTTAAATATTCTACCCGTTCAGGGTTAACCATAGGTATCGATGATATTACTGTGCCCCAGGAAAAGGCAGATATATTAAAAAAAGTAGAGGAAAAAATTGAAAAGATAGAAAGCTACTACAGTCAGGGACTGATTACCGAGTTTGAAAGACACCAGAGGGTTATACAGATATGGTCCCAGGCCAATGAAAAAGTGGCTGAAGCCATGGAAAAGAACTTTAGCAAGTTCAACCCGGTGTACATGATGGCCACCTCCGGAGCCCGTGGTAATATCAAGCAGCTGAGGCAGCTGGCCGGTATGCGGGGCCTGGTAGCTAATGCCCGTGGCGATATTATAGACCGGCCCATTAAATCCAACTTCAGGGAAGGACTGACCGTTATTGAATATTTCCTGTCTACCCACGGGGCCAGGCAGGGTCTGGCAGATACTGCTTTAAGGACTGCCGACTCAGGATACTTAACCCGTAGATTGGTAGATGTGGCCCAGGATACCATGATCAGGGAAGCTGACTGCGGTACCGAGGAAGGCATTAATTTGTTTGTACTTACCCTGGAAGGTGAGCCCAATACCAACCTTATTGGAAGGATTTGCCTGGAAGATAAGGATAACCCCACCAGCAAGAAAAATATTATCAAGGTGGGAGAAGAGATTACTGAAAAGCATTTAGGAAAACTTATCCGGGCTAATATCGAGAGCATAAGGGTGCGTTCACCCTTGACTTGTGAAAGTGAAAATGGGATCTGCCAGCAGTGCTACGGCAGGGACCTGGCTACAGGCAAAATAGTAGAGATAGGGGAAGCAGTAGGTATTATTGCCGCCCAGTCTATCGGGGAGCCGGGCACCCAGCTTACCATGCGTACTTTCCATACAGGAGGGGTAGCCTCTACTGTTATACAGAGACAGATCAAGTCTCCGGTTACAGGAAAAATACTGTTAACTGACCAGATGCTAAAAGAGCTTAAGCTGACCAAGAAGGATTTTACCCAGCAGGGTAAGGCTACCATGGAAGTAAATATTGAACATATTCCCCATAAGTTAATATTCCAGGTACAGATGGAGAGGGGAGATATTGTAGATGTTATCATACCTAAGGGTGAAATATTGATCCTTAATAAGAATATAAATGTGGATGAGGGTGAAGTATTTGCCAAGCTGATGATGACCGCCAAGAGGAAGACTCATGTGCACAAGCATGAGAAAACCTTTGAAGGCATTGATATTACCAGTGGTTTGCCCCGGGTAGTAGAGCTGTTTGAGGCCAGAAGGCCCAAAGAGCATGCCTTTATTGCTGATATCAGCGGCAAGGTAGAAATAGAAGATATTGACAGCAAATTCAGGATGGTTACTATTAAGGGAGATGACGGCAAGTCAGAAAAAACCTATCAGGTTTCTACCCGAACCAAATTAAGGATAAATTCAGGAGAAAAAATACATGCTGGTGAACAGATTACTGAAGGACCGAAAAACCCTCATGACATTTTAAGGGTTAGCGGCAGCAAGGCCTGTGAGCAGTACCTGATAAGGGAAATACAGAATGTTTATAAGTCTCAGGGAGTAGACATAAATGATAAGCATATCGAGGTTATTTCCAGGCAGATGCTTAAAAAAGTTACTATAACTGAGCCGGGAGACAGTGATTTTCTACCCGGACAGCTGGTAGATGGGCTGCAGCATAAGAAGGTAAACAAGGAACTTTCTGCCCAGATGAAAGCTACTGCGACCGCTTCTCCCAATTTGATGGGAATAACCAAGGCTTCCCTGGCTACAGACAGCTTCCTGGCGGCAGCTTCGTTCCAGGAAACTACCAGGGTGCTGACTGATGCTGCCCTGGAGAACAAGGTTGACTATCTGTCAGGGTTAAAGGAAAATGTGATACTTGGAAAGTCTATTCCGGCAGGAACAGGGATGAACAGGTATAGAAACATTGAGCTTATATACCCTGGTTATGAAGAAGAAGATGAGGGCCAGATAGAAGTGGTTCAGAACAATGAGGAGGACAATACGGAAAATATAGAGATAAATATATAA
- the rplL gene encoding 50S ribosomal protein L7/L12, which produces MAAKETKTAKKGSNIDEILKSIETMTVLELSELVSALEEKFGVSAQAVVAAPAAGAAAGGAAADEEQTEFDVILKSAGAKKIQVIKVVRAITSLGLKEAKDLVDKAPNTVKEKISKEEAEDIKKQLEEAGAEVEVK; this is translated from the coding sequence ATGGCTGCTAAAGAAACCAAGACTGCCAAAAAGGGTTCAAATATCGATGAAATTTTAAAGTCTATTGAAACCATGACCGTTTTAGAGTTATCAGAACTGGTAAGCGCTTTAGAAGAAAAATTTGGTGTAAGCGCACAGGCTGTAGTAGCGGCACCGGCAGCAGGAGCTGCTGCAGGCGGAGCTGCTGCGGATGAAGAACAGACTGAGTTTGATGTTATTCTAAAATCTGCTGGCGCCAAGAAGATTCAGGTAATAAAAGTGGTTAGGGCTATTACCAGCCTGGGATTGAAGGAAGCCAAGGACCTGGTAGATAAAGCGCCTAATACTGTAAAAGAAAAAATAAGCAAAGAAGAAGCAGAAGATATCAAGAAACAGCTTGAAGAAGCTGGCGCGGAAGTAGAAGTTAAATAA
- the rplJ gene encoding 50S ribosomal protein L10, protein MVKKEKEVKVKAIKEVFSQGAGLIFADHTGLTVEEAVIVRDKLAENQAYLRVLKNTLALIAAKEVFTDLDLEQLLKGPTSVIVAGEDIVAAAKVIKDFTEEHETLQVKGGILEEQILTAEMVKKIAGLPSREVLLTQLAVALNSPISGLVMTLNGLNRKLVMVLEAIRKEKEKN, encoded by the coding sequence GTGGTTAAAAAAGAAAAAGAAGTAAAAGTAAAAGCCATAAAAGAGGTTTTTAGCCAGGGAGCCGGCTTGATTTTTGCTGATCATACAGGGTTGACTGTTGAGGAAGCAGTAATAGTCAGGGATAAACTGGCAGAGAACCAGGCATATTTAAGGGTGCTGAAAAATACCCTGGCCTTAATAGCGGCCAAGGAAGTATTTACAGACCTGGACCTGGAACAGTTGCTGAAAGGCCCTACCAGCGTTATAGTGGCCGGCGAAGATATAGTGGCAGCCGCCAAGGTTATCAAGGATTTTACGGAAGAGCATGAAACCCTGCAGGTTAAGGGAGGAATATTGGAAGAGCAGATCCTGACTGCAGAGATGGTTAAAAAGATTGCCGGGCTTCCCTCCAGGGAGGTTCTGCTTACTCAGCTGGCTGTAGCTTTAAACTCTCCTATCAGCGGATTGGTTATGACTCTTAACGGTTTAAACAGAAAGCTGGTTATGGTGCTGGAAGCTATAAGAAAAGAGAAAGAAAAAAATTAA